From a single Endozoicomonas euniceicola genomic region:
- a CDS encoding dicarboxylate/amino acid:cation symporter, whose translation MSKSSERKEWGLISKLVVGIASGVAIGFFADESIMSVVGSFKHVLGQFIFFTIPLVIIGFIAPAITRLRHNANKMLGAGICIAYLSSVGAAIMAYVAGSLIIPHLSVPTALESLRQLPEAGFKLDIPPLMSVMTALVTAILLGTTVLGTKAESFEKALNEFENIMMMVVKKMVIPVLPFFIATTFAGLTYQGTLTEQLPVFLKVVVIALIGHAVWLAVLYGIAGAISGKNPLEVLKHYGPAYLTAVGTMSGAATLPVALSCARKSKVLTNDTVDFMVPLGTTIHLCGSVLTETFFVMVISLMLYGALPGFGTMLTFILLFGIFAVGAPGVPGGTVMASMGIVVGVLGFDPAGVALLLAIFALQDSFGTACNVTGDGAITLMLEGLFNKNGELSAEASKTAADTVSGNVVGTAHS comes from the coding sequence ATGAGTAAAAGCAGTGAAAGAAAAGAGTGGGGGCTTATTAGTAAGTTAGTAGTCGGAATTGCTTCAGGTGTAGCAATTGGATTCTTTGCTGATGAATCAATTATGAGTGTGGTCGGCTCATTCAAACATGTTCTTGGGCAATTTATATTTTTCACCATACCACTGGTTATTATTGGCTTTATTGCTCCCGCTATTACACGACTACGGCATAATGCCAATAAAATGCTTGGAGCCGGTATCTGTATCGCCTACTTGTCATCAGTTGGCGCAGCTATCATGGCTTACGTGGCAGGGAGTTTAATTATTCCTCATCTTTCTGTACCCACCGCTTTAGAAAGTCTGCGACAGCTTCCAGAAGCTGGATTCAAACTGGATATTCCACCTTTAATGTCTGTAATGACGGCTCTGGTAACAGCTATTTTGCTGGGCACAACGGTATTAGGAACTAAAGCAGAGTCTTTTGAAAAAGCTCTCAATGAGTTTGAAAACATTATGATGATGGTTGTGAAAAAAATGGTTATTCCCGTATTGCCGTTTTTTATTGCAACAACCTTTGCGGGTTTGACTTATCAGGGGACGTTGACAGAACAGTTGCCGGTATTTCTGAAAGTTGTGGTCATTGCGCTAATCGGTCATGCTGTCTGGCTGGCTGTACTCTACGGTATAGCAGGCGCTATTTCAGGTAAAAACCCTCTGGAAGTTTTAAAGCACTACGGCCCGGCTTATCTGACTGCTGTCGGTACTATGTCTGGTGCAGCAACACTGCCTGTAGCCTTGAGCTGTGCTCGTAAATCTAAAGTTCTCACCAATGATACAGTGGATTTTATGGTTCCTCTTGGTACTACTATCCATCTGTGTGGTTCAGTGCTGACCGAAACATTCTTTGTAATGGTCATCTCTTTGATGCTGTATGGTGCGTTGCCAGGCTTTGGCACTATGCTTACATTTATTCTGTTATTTGGTATTTTTGCTGTTGGTGCTCCGGGCGTACCTGGCGGCACAGTGATGGCGTCAATGGGTATTGTTGTTGGTGTTCTGGGCTTTGACCCTGCCGGTGTTGCTTTATTGCTGGCCATTTTTGCTTTGCAGGATAGCTTTGGTACCGCCTGTAATGTTACCGGAGATGGAGCCATTACCCTTATGCTGGAGGGGCTCTTTAACAAAAACGGAGAGTTATCAGCTGAAGCGTCAAAAACTGCTGCAGATACTGTATCAGGAAATGTTGTTGGTACTGCCCATTCCTGA
- the ylqF gene encoding ribosome biogenesis GTPase YlqF, giving the protein MAINWFPGHMHKARKEIKKVIPEVDLIIEVLDARLPFSSGNPLVPSLRGDTPYIKVLNKSDLADPVVTQQWQQHMEKEKGVKAIATTNNQPDKVRGLLPLAESMVNRNLELKPLRAMILGIPNVGKSTMINTLANRIIAKTGNVPAVTRQQQRIKLPNGMILLDTPGFLWPKLEPEACGYRLAISGAIKDAVIEYEDIAYFAAEYFLKAYPEALKQRFQIHDLPDNEIELMDMIAQRRNCMRRGGIADTHKVSEILLNEFRSGGFGRLSLETPDIIEHEMELLMAQRAEEEDKKEAKKAPRKKRR; this is encoded by the coding sequence ATGGCGATTAATTGGTTTCCCGGGCATATGCACAAGGCTCGAAAGGAGATCAAAAAGGTTATTCCGGAAGTTGATCTGATCATCGAAGTTCTGGATGCCCGGCTTCCTTTCAGCAGTGGAAACCCACTGGTGCCATCCCTGCGTGGAGATACGCCTTATATCAAGGTGCTCAATAAAAGCGATCTTGCTGATCCGGTGGTTACCCAGCAGTGGCAGCAGCACATGGAGAAAGAAAAAGGTGTAAAGGCTATTGCCACCACCAATAACCAGCCTGATAAAGTGCGCGGCCTGTTGCCTCTGGCAGAAAGTATGGTGAATCGTAATCTGGAGTTGAAGCCGTTGCGAGCCATGATTCTGGGGATTCCCAACGTGGGCAAGTCCACCATGATCAATACGCTGGCTAACCGGATTATTGCCAAAACTGGCAATGTGCCTGCGGTGACCAGACAACAGCAACGCATCAAACTGCCGAACGGAATGATCCTGCTGGATACTCCGGGCTTTCTCTGGCCCAAGTTAGAGCCGGAAGCCTGTGGTTATCGTCTGGCGATCTCCGGTGCCATTAAGGACGCAGTGATTGAGTACGAAGATATTGCCTACTTTGCGGCTGAGTATTTTTTGAAAGCTTACCCGGAAGCACTGAAGCAGCGCTTTCAGATCCATGACCTGCCAGACAATGAAATTGAACTGATGGATATGATTGCACAGCGCCGCAACTGTATGCGTCGTGGTGGCATTGCGGATACCCACAAGGTGTCCGAGATTCTTCTGAATGAGTTCCGCAGTGGTGGTTTTGGTCGCCTGAGTCTGGAAACCCCGGATATTATTGAGCATGAAATGGAACTTCTGATGGCTCAGAGAGCTGAGGAAGAGGACAAGAAAGAAGCAAAGAAAGCTCCCCGAAAAAAACGACGATAG